A window of Castanea sativa cultivar Marrone di Chiusa Pesio chromosome 1, ASM4071231v1 contains these coding sequences:
- the LOC142628899 gene encoding uncharacterized protein LOC142628899: MTARTPIGETPFQLAYGSEVVILAEVGLTSYRVANHDEENNDEVMRLQLNMVDEVRATTEQRLARYQNLMARHYNSRVKYRDFQEGDLVLRKAMGATKDPSHGKLEPNWEGLYRITSWHRKGTYYLKTLNGKKLQHP, encoded by the coding sequence ATGACGGCAAGGACACCTATAGGAGAAACACCATTTCAACTTGCGTATGGCAGTGAGGTGGTCATCCTAGCTGAGGTAGGTCTCACAAGCTACAGAGTAGCGAACCATGACGAGGAGAATAATGATGAGGTGATGCGCCTACAGCTCAATATGGTAGATGAGGTCAGAGCGACGACTGAACAAAGGTTGGCACGATACCAAAACCTTATGGCCAGGCACTATAACTCCCGGGTGAAATACAGGGACTTTCAGGAAGGAGATCTCGTCTTGAGGAAAGCAATGGGCGCCACCAAAGACCCCTCCCATGGGAAATTAGAACCTAATTGGGAGGGACTGTATAGGATCAcatcatggcataggaagggcaCCTACTACCTCAAGACACTGAACGGAAAAAAGCTGCAGCATCCCTAG